The Mycolicibacterium flavescens genome has a segment encoding these proteins:
- the pkn1_1 gene encoding Formylglycine-generating sulfatase enzyme produces MTDLVWIPAQTAVLGSDRHYPEEAPVRQVDVEGFWMMAHQVTNDQFTEFVSATGYLTVAERPLNPADYPGAPRENLEPGSMVFTRTPGPVDLRHLGQWWTWTPGASWRHPVGPLSSIGRRSDHPVAHVAYEDAEAYAEWAGMALPTETEWETAARGGLHGAEFTWGDEPEQPERPLANYWHGDFPWRPEKGYGRTTSVGTFPPNGYGLFDMAGNVWEWTTDWYAEDPSPSACCAEDSYDPQQPQFRVPRRVVKGGSFLCADSYCRRYRPAARRPQPVDTGMSHIGFRCVKR; encoded by the coding sequence ATGACCGACCTCGTATGGATCCCGGCGCAGACCGCCGTGCTCGGCTCCGACCGCCATTACCCGGAGGAGGCACCGGTACGTCAGGTCGATGTCGAGGGGTTCTGGATGATGGCGCATCAGGTCACCAACGACCAGTTCACCGAGTTCGTCTCCGCCACCGGGTATCTCACGGTTGCGGAACGTCCGTTGAACCCCGCCGATTATCCGGGCGCCCCGCGGGAGAATCTCGAGCCGGGATCAATGGTCTTCACCCGTACACCGGGTCCGGTCGACCTACGTCACCTCGGTCAGTGGTGGACGTGGACACCGGGCGCCTCGTGGCGTCATCCTGTCGGACCGCTGTCGTCCATCGGTAGACGCTCCGACCACCCCGTCGCACATGTGGCCTACGAGGACGCCGAGGCGTACGCGGAGTGGGCGGGAATGGCGCTGCCGACCGAGACCGAATGGGAGACGGCAGCACGGGGCGGACTGCACGGCGCGGAGTTCACCTGGGGTGACGAGCCCGAACAACCCGAACGACCGCTGGCCAACTACTGGCACGGCGACTTTCCGTGGCGGCCGGAAAAAGGCTATGGCCGAACGACATCCGTGGGTACGTTCCCGCCCAACGGCTACGGTCTGTTCGACATGGCGGGCAATGTCTGGGAATGGACGACCGACTGGTATGCCGAGGACCCGTCACCATCGGCTTGTTGCGCAGAGGACAGTTACGACCCGCAGCAGCCGCAGTTCCGTGTGCCGCGCCGAGTGGTGAAGGGCGGTTCCTTCCTATGCGCCGACTCCTACTGCCGCCGCTACCGCCCTGCGGCGCGCCGGCCTCAGCCCGTCGACACGGGGATGAGCCACATCGGGTTTCGCTGCGTCAAACGGTAG
- the lvr_4 gene encoding short-chain alcohol dehydrogenase — protein MSARAKNRQPVMSARAKNRQPVMTFSGKQALVTGGGSGIGAALCRALVDAGAEVVCTDVDGDAAERTAAGLGGRARAARLDVTDSATVQAAVDEVVNRAGRLDLMFNNAGIVWGGDTELLTLDQWNAIIDVNIRGVVHGVAAAYPLMVRQGHGHIVNTASMAGLTAAGQVTSYVMTKHAVVGLSLALRSEAAARGVGVLAVCPAAVETPILDKGSIGGFVGRDYFLQAQGGKPYDADRLARDVLRAVEKNKPILVKPRVAHAQWIFARLAPTLMNRVSMRFIADQRAKQAQARSDTL, from the coding sequence ATGAGCGCTCGCGCGAAGAACAGACAACCAGTGATGAGCGCTCGCGCGAAGAACAGACAACCAGTGATGACGTTCAGCGGAAAGCAGGCCCTCGTCACCGGAGGCGGTTCCGGTATCGGCGCCGCACTGTGCCGAGCACTGGTCGACGCGGGAGCCGAGGTGGTGTGCACCGACGTCGACGGCGACGCGGCCGAACGCACGGCGGCCGGTCTCGGCGGTAGGGCCCGCGCCGCCCGCCTCGACGTGACCGATTCCGCGACGGTACAGGCCGCCGTCGACGAGGTGGTGAACCGGGCCGGACGTCTTGACCTGATGTTCAACAACGCCGGAATCGTCTGGGGCGGCGACACCGAACTGCTGACGCTGGACCAGTGGAACGCGATCATCGACGTCAACATCCGCGGCGTGGTGCACGGGGTGGCGGCGGCCTATCCGTTGATGGTGCGCCAGGGCCACGGCCACATCGTCAACACCGCGTCGATGGCGGGGCTGACCGCGGCCGGGCAGGTCACCAGCTACGTGATGACCAAGCACGCAGTCGTGGGGCTCAGCCTCGCGCTGCGCTCGGAGGCCGCCGCGCGCGGTGTCGGGGTGCTCGCGGTGTGCCCGGCCGCGGTCGAGACGCCGATCCTCGACAAGGGGTCCATCGGCGGCTTCGTTGGCCGCGATTACTTCCTGCAGGCCCAGGGCGGCAAGCCCTATGACGCGGATCGGTTGGCCCGCGACGTGCTGCGCGCGGTCGAGAAGAACAAGCCGATCCTGGTCAAACCTCGCGTCGCGCATGCCCAGTGGATCTTTGCGCGCCTCGCGCCGACCCTGATGAACCGGGTGTCGATGCGGTTCATCGCCGATCAACGCGCCAAACAAGCGCAAGCCAGGTCCGACACGTTGTAG
- the cpo_1 gene encoding putative hydrolase or acyltransferase of alpha/beta superfamily, whose product MVVVMVESRFTTNAGARLHYLDSGGPDRGAPVVFVPGFTDVADDYVEVLSLFGRRTVVVDVRGHGRSNAPESGYDSTVLGADVGAVIDAVTHGPVHLMTFSRGTPYALTWALAHRGRVRSISIGDYVPEEITLPEEVSTFLLDGRWRGTPVHERLNRAAGEAIFRAARKQSFWESLAQWQPPLLVVRSANSPLISDAAWDRYREVFPKASLHVFADSPHDIFRPDRDRYPALVRAHIDTVDGS is encoded by the coding sequence ATGGTGGTGGTGATGGTCGAATCACGGTTCACAACCAATGCGGGCGCTCGTCTGCACTACCTCGACTCCGGAGGGCCCGACCGCGGAGCGCCTGTCGTCTTCGTACCCGGCTTCACCGACGTCGCCGACGACTACGTCGAGGTGCTGTCACTGTTCGGCCGACGGACGGTGGTCGTCGACGTACGCGGACACGGACGCAGCAATGCACCCGAAAGTGGTTACGACTCAACGGTTCTCGGCGCTGACGTCGGCGCGGTGATCGACGCGGTCACCCACGGTCCCGTCCACCTGATGACGTTCTCCCGGGGCACCCCCTACGCGCTGACCTGGGCGCTCGCGCATCGCGGGCGGGTCCGCTCGATCTCGATCGGCGACTACGTGCCCGAGGAGATCACGCTTCCCGAAGAGGTCTCCACCTTCCTGCTGGACGGGCGGTGGCGTGGCACTCCGGTGCACGAACGGCTGAACCGGGCCGCCGGGGAGGCGATCTTCCGCGCCGCCCGCAAGCAGTCGTTCTGGGAGTCGTTGGCGCAGTGGCAGCCGCCGCTGTTGGTGGTGCGTAGCGCGAACAGCCCGCTGATTTCCGACGCCGCCTGGGACCGCTATCGGGAGGTGTTCCCCAAGGCGTCGCTACACGTGTTCGCCGACTCGCCGCACGACATCTTCCGTCCCGACCGCGACCGTTATCCGGCGCTGGTGCGCGCCCACATCGACACCGTCGATGGGAGCTGA
- the xseA gene encoding exodeoxyribonuclease VII large subunit, with product MTDAEQGQSPENPFPVRSVSMKIKDWIERLGTVWVEGQVAQLSTRPNSSTAYITLRDPSVDMSLSITCPRELVLNAPVKLTEGTRVVMLGRPNFFVGRGSFSLRVNQIRAVGVGELLARIERLRQLLHAEGLFDPRLKRPIPFLPNTIGLITSRGSHAEHDVISVATGRWPAVRFAVRNTAVQGPNTVPQVVQALRGLDADPDVDVIVIARGGGSVEDLLPFYDETLCREIAKCTTPVVSAIGHEPDNPLCDLVADLRAATPTDAAKRIVPDAAAEQAYITDLCRRGGRALRNWVHREQHALDQLRSRPVLAQPLAAITARADEVDRVRTTARRDVTRMVATETDRIGHLSARLSTLGPAATLARGYAVVQTMPDAQVLRTAVDAASGVRLRVRVADGAITAISEGPEGAEDEAH from the coding sequence GAGAACCCGTTTCCGGTCCGCTCCGTGTCGATGAAGATCAAGGACTGGATCGAACGGCTGGGCACGGTCTGGGTCGAGGGGCAGGTCGCCCAGCTCTCGACGCGGCCGAACTCCAGCACCGCCTACATCACGCTGCGCGACCCGTCGGTCGACATGTCGTTGTCGATCACCTGCCCACGCGAGCTGGTGCTCAACGCGCCGGTCAAACTCACCGAGGGCACCCGGGTCGTCATGCTGGGACGGCCGAACTTCTTCGTCGGTCGGGGCTCGTTCTCATTGCGGGTCAACCAGATTCGCGCGGTGGGCGTGGGCGAGCTGTTGGCGCGTATCGAACGCCTGCGCCAGCTGTTGCACGCCGAGGGACTCTTCGACCCGCGGCTCAAGCGGCCGATTCCGTTCCTGCCGAACACGATCGGGCTGATCACCAGCCGCGGCAGCCATGCCGAACACGACGTGATCTCGGTGGCCACCGGCCGCTGGCCCGCCGTGCGGTTCGCGGTCCGCAACACCGCCGTGCAGGGCCCCAACACGGTCCCGCAGGTGGTCCAGGCGCTGCGGGGGCTCGACGCCGACCCCGACGTCGACGTGATCGTCATCGCCCGCGGCGGTGGCAGCGTCGAAGACCTGCTGCCCTTCTACGACGAGACGCTGTGCCGCGAGATCGCCAAGTGCACCACACCGGTGGTCAGCGCGATCGGACACGAACCCGACAACCCGCTCTGCGACCTGGTCGCCGATCTGCGCGCCGCGACACCGACCGACGCCGCCAAGCGCATCGTTCCCGACGCCGCCGCCGAACAGGCCTACATCACCGATCTGTGCCGTCGAGGTGGCCGCGCGCTGCGCAACTGGGTGCACCGCGAGCAGCACGCCCTTGATCAGTTGCGCAGCAGGCCGGTGCTGGCGCAGCCGCTGGCGGCGATCACCGCGCGCGCCGACGAGGTCGACCGTGTGCGCACGACCGCACGCCGCGACGTCACCCGGATGGTGGCCACCGAGACCGATCGCATCGGACATCTGTCGGCCCGGCTGAGCACACTGGGCCCTGCGGCGACCCTGGCGCGCGGCTACGCGGTGGTGCAGACGATGCCGGACGCCCAGGTGCTGCGCACCGCCGTGGACGCCGCCAGCGGTGTGCGGTTGCGGGTCAGGGTGGCAGACGGGGCGATCACCGCGATCAGCGAGGGGCCGGAAGGGGCAGAAGATGAAGCCCATTAG
- the fabG_7 gene encoding dehydrogenase of uncharacterised specificity, short-chain alcohol dehydrogenase like protein, with amino-acid sequence MSNGRSARAAVVIGAASGIGLATARALAAEGDRVTLADRDVDDARQHAAELGDPHTAVHVEVTDEASVQALFDQTGPLDVVVNCAGFSNVGMIIDLAVEDFRAVVDVCLNGAFIVAKHAGRVLREGGALVSISSLNARQPAAGMSAYCAAKAGLSMLTQVAALEWGPRGIRVNAVAPGFVHTPLTAPAAAVPGVVEEYVENTALGRAGTPEDIAEAVLYLCSPKASWLTGEVLDLNGGAHMKRYPDVMGHVMRLAGQ; translated from the coding sequence ATGAGCAACGGGCGGTCGGCCAGGGCGGCTGTGGTGATCGGCGCGGCGTCGGGTATCGGCTTGGCGACGGCCCGCGCGCTGGCCGCGGAAGGCGACCGCGTCACGCTCGCCGACCGCGACGTCGACGACGCCCGTCAACACGCCGCCGAACTCGGCGATCCACACACCGCCGTGCACGTCGAGGTCACCGACGAGGCCTCGGTGCAGGCGCTGTTCGATCAGACCGGCCCGCTCGACGTCGTCGTCAACTGCGCGGGGTTCAGCAACGTCGGCATGATCATCGACCTCGCCGTGGAGGACTTCCGTGCCGTCGTCGACGTATGCCTCAACGGGGCGTTCATCGTCGCCAAGCACGCGGGCCGGGTGCTGCGCGAGGGCGGTGCACTGGTGTCGATCAGCTCGCTCAACGCGCGTCAGCCGGCCGCCGGGATGAGCGCCTACTGCGCCGCCAAGGCGGGCCTGTCGATGCTCACCCAGGTCGCAGCACTCGAGTGGGGGCCGCGCGGCATCCGCGTCAACGCCGTGGCTCCGGGCTTCGTGCACACGCCGTTGACCGCGCCGGCGGCGGCCGTCCCCGGCGTCGTGGAGGAGTACGTGGAGAACACCGCGCTGGGCCGCGCGGGCACGCCCGAGGACATCGCCGAAGCGGTGCTGTATCTGTGCTCGCCGAAGGCGTCGTGGCTGACCGGCGAGGTGCTCGACCTCAACGGCGGTGCGCACATGAAGCGCTACCCCGATGTGATGGGGCACGTCATGAGGCTCGCGGGGCAGTGA
- a CDS encoding Polyketide cyclase / dehydrase and lipid transport has protein sequence MSESIHVAADPHRLYEIVSDVTRMGEWSPICRACWWDDGDGPRVGAWFTGRNETPERTWETRSQVVAAEPGREFAWEVNDGWVYWGYSFEPADGGTRLTESWELLPKGVAGFRERFGETADAEIDKRREAARTGIPATLAAIKAAAETA, from the coding sequence ATGAGCGAGTCGATTCACGTGGCCGCGGACCCGCACCGGTTGTACGAAATCGTGTCGGACGTGACGCGGATGGGCGAGTGGAGTCCGATCTGCCGCGCCTGCTGGTGGGACGACGGGGACGGTCCGCGGGTCGGAGCGTGGTTCACCGGCCGCAACGAGACACCCGAACGCACCTGGGAGACCCGCTCGCAGGTAGTCGCGGCCGAACCCGGGCGCGAGTTCGCGTGGGAGGTCAACGACGGCTGGGTGTACTGGGGCTACAGCTTCGAGCCGGCGGACGGCGGAACACGACTCACCGAATCCTGGGAGCTTCTTCCCAAGGGGGTGGCCGGATTTCGTGAGCGCTTCGGCGAGACGGCCGACGCGGAGATCGACAAGCGCCGCGAAGCCGCCCGCACCGGGATCCCGGCGACGCTGGCGGCGATCAAGGCCGCAGCCGAAACCGCGTGA
- a CDS encoding exodeoxyribonuclease VII small subunit produces MKPISELGYEEAREELVAVVQQLEQGGLDLDTSLKLWERGEELAKRCEEHLAGARKRIEEALAAKDGDES; encoded by the coding sequence ATGAAGCCCATTAGTGAATTGGGATACGAGGAAGCACGCGAAGAACTCGTCGCGGTCGTCCAGCAACTCGAGCAGGGCGGCCTCGATCTGGATACGTCGCTAAAACTGTGGGAACGCGGTGAGGAGCTGGCTAAACGCTGTGAAGAGCACTTAGCTGGCGCCCGCAAGCGCATCGAGGAGGCGCTGGCCGCCAAAGACGGCGACGAAAGTTGA
- a CDS encoding sulfatase has protein sequence MPNGKPNILVIWGDDIGITNLSCYSDGLMGYRTPNIDRIANEGMRFTDSYGEQSCTAGRSSFITGQSVYRTGLSKVGMPGVDVGMSPDDPTIATLLKPLGYATGQFGKNHLGDLNKYLPTAHGFDEFFGNLYHLNAEEEPEHPDYPTVEEAPLLRKAFLPRGVIKSWATDEASDEVDERFGPVGKQRIEDTGPLTKKRMETVDDETVGACIDFIKRQHEAGKPFFAWMNTTHMHFRTHTKPESLGQAGRWQSGYHDTMIDHDRHVGQLLDAVDELGITDDTIVIYSTDNGPHANTWPDGATTPFRSEKNTNWEGAFRVPEMIRWPGRIPAGAVSNEIIQHHDWLPTFLAAAGQPDIVEKLKQGNAIGDQTYRVHIDGFNLLPYLTGEVDKSPRRGLVYFSDDCDVLGVRIENWKIVFMEQRCQGTLQIWFEPFTPLRAPKIFNLRTDPFEHADVTSNTYWDWFFDHDYIAFMANAVVTQFLETFKEFPPRREPASFTIGDAVEKLNDFLESLGR, from the coding sequence ATGCCGAACGGGAAGCCGAACATTCTGGTCATCTGGGGTGACGACATCGGGATCACGAACCTCAGTTGCTACAGCGACGGTCTCATGGGCTACCGCACCCCCAACATCGACCGCATCGCGAACGAGGGTATGCGGTTCACCGACTCGTATGGCGAGCAAAGCTGCACCGCGGGCCGCTCGTCTTTCATTACGGGACAGAGCGTTTACCGGACCGGGTTGAGCAAAGTCGGTATGCCTGGGGTGGACGTCGGGATGTCACCGGATGATCCGACGATCGCCACGTTGTTGAAACCACTGGGTTACGCCACCGGCCAGTTCGGCAAGAACCACCTCGGCGACCTGAACAAGTACCTCCCGACTGCGCACGGGTTCGACGAGTTCTTCGGCAACCTGTACCACCTCAACGCCGAGGAGGAACCCGAGCACCCCGACTACCCGACCGTCGAGGAGGCGCCGCTGCTACGCAAGGCTTTCCTGCCGCGCGGGGTGATCAAGTCGTGGGCCACCGACGAGGCCTCCGACGAAGTCGACGAGCGGTTCGGCCCAGTGGGTAAGCAGCGCATCGAGGACACCGGGCCGCTGACCAAGAAACGGATGGAGACCGTCGACGACGAGACCGTCGGGGCATGCATCGATTTCATCAAGCGCCAGCACGAGGCGGGCAAGCCGTTTTTCGCGTGGATGAACACCACCCATATGCATTTCCGCACACATACGAAGCCGGAAAGCCTCGGGCAGGCCGGGCGTTGGCAATCGGGCTACCACGACACGATGATCGACCATGACCGCCATGTGGGGCAGCTGCTCGATGCCGTCGACGAACTGGGCATCACCGACGACACCATCGTCATCTATTCGACCGACAACGGCCCGCACGCCAACACCTGGCCCGATGGCGCCACCACACCGTTCCGCAGCGAGAAGAACACGAATTGGGAGGGCGCCTTCCGCGTGCCGGAGATGATCCGCTGGCCGGGCAGGATTCCAGCAGGGGCGGTGTCCAACGAGATCATCCAGCACCACGACTGGCTACCGACTTTCCTGGCCGCCGCCGGTCAGCCGGACATCGTCGAAAAGCTCAAGCAGGGCAACGCAATTGGCGACCAGACCTATCGGGTGCACATCGACGGCTTCAACCTGCTGCCCTACCTGACCGGCGAGGTGGACAAGAGCCCGCGGCGTGGATTGGTCTACTTCTCCGACGATTGCGATGTCCTGGGCGTCCGGATCGAAAACTGGAAGATCGTCTTCATGGAGCAGCGTTGCCAAGGCACGCTACAGATCTGGTTCGAACCTTTCACTCCGCTGCGCGCGCCGAAGATCTTCAACCTGCGCACCGATCCGTTCGAACACGCCGACGTCACGTCCAATACCTACTGGGACTGGTTCTTCGACCACGACTACATCGCGTTCATGGCCAATGCGGTGGTCACCCAATTCCTGGAGACGTTCAAGGAGTTCCCGCCGCGGCGCGAACCCGCGTCGTTCACTATCGGCGACGCGGTGGAGAAGCTCAACGATTTCCTCGAGTCATTAGGCCGCTGA
- a CDS encoding nucleoside-diphosphate-sugar epimerase, which yields MGDSTLTTELGRVLVTGGSGFVGANLVTELLKRGHEVRSFDRAPSPLPAQPGLEAVEGDICDPDQVAAAVAGIDTVFHTAAIIDLMGGASVTDEYRKRSFAINVTGTETLVRAARSAGAKRFVYTASNSVVMGGKRISGGDETLPYTERFNDLYTETKVAAEKFVLAANGVDGLLTCSIRPSGIWGRGDQTMFRKVFESVLAGHVKVLVGGKNVKLDNSYVHNLIHGFILAAQHLVPGGTAPGQAYFINDGDPINMFEFSRPVVEACGERYPKIRVPGRLVWFAMTAWQWLHFRFGIPKPMIEPLGVERLYLDNYFSIAKAERDLGYRPLFTTDQAMAECLPYYVDLFYQMKNASKDPTVSVAASAPPEG from the coding sequence ATGGGTGACTCAACGCTGACCACCGAACTGGGCCGGGTCCTCGTCACGGGAGGCTCGGGATTCGTCGGCGCCAACCTGGTGACCGAACTGCTCAAGCGCGGACACGAGGTCCGCTCCTTCGACCGGGCCCCGTCGCCGCTTCCTGCGCAACCGGGCCTCGAGGCCGTCGAAGGCGACATCTGCGACCCCGACCAGGTCGCGGCCGCGGTCGCCGGCATCGACACCGTGTTCCACACCGCGGCGATCATCGATCTGATGGGCGGCGCGTCGGTCACCGACGAGTACCGCAAGCGCAGCTTCGCGATCAACGTCACCGGCACCGAAACCCTCGTGCGCGCCGCCCGCTCCGCCGGCGCCAAGCGCTTCGTCTACACCGCGTCGAACAGCGTCGTGATGGGTGGCAAACGCATCTCCGGCGGCGACGAGACCCTGCCCTACACAGAGCGATTCAACGACCTTTACACCGAGACCAAGGTCGCCGCGGAGAAGTTCGTGCTGGCCGCCAACGGAGTCGACGGCCTGCTCACCTGCTCGATCCGCCCCAGCGGTATCTGGGGTCGCGGAGATCAGACCATGTTCCGCAAGGTGTTCGAGAGCGTGCTGGCCGGGCACGTCAAGGTTCTCGTCGGCGGCAAGAACGTCAAGCTCGACAATTCCTACGTGCACAACCTGATTCACGGTTTCATCCTCGCCGCTCAGCACCTCGTCCCGGGCGGCACCGCTCCCGGGCAGGCGTACTTCATCAACGACGGCGACCCGATCAACATGTTCGAGTTCTCGAGGCCCGTCGTCGAGGCGTGCGGCGAGCGCTACCCGAAGATCCGCGTGCCGGGCCGGTTGGTGTGGTTCGCCATGACCGCATGGCAGTGGTTGCACTTCCGGTTCGGAATACCCAAACCGATGATCGAACCCCTTGGGGTGGAACGCCTTTACCTCGACAACTACTTTTCGATCGCCAAGGCCGAACGAGACCTGGGATACCGGCCGCTGTTCACCACCGACCAGGCGATGGCCGAGTGCCTGCCGTATTACGTCGACCTCTTCTACCAGATGAAGAACGCGTCCAAGGATCCGACGGTCAGTGTCGCGGCGTCCGCCCCGCCGGAGGGCTGA
- a CDS encoding protein of uncharacterised function (DUF1876) — translation MYDKVQDNAWRIDIEFNEDETHTHATVCATRDDGETVTAQGDAYRNPKDSVQPLVGEEIAAARGLIALGAELLQRASSRIEQTTHQPVHLVH, via the coding sequence ATGTACGACAAAGTTCAAGACAACGCCTGGCGCATCGACATCGAGTTCAACGAGGACGAGACGCACACTCACGCGACGGTGTGCGCCACACGCGACGACGGCGAGACGGTGACCGCCCAGGGCGATGCCTACCGCAACCCGAAGGATTCGGTGCAGCCGCTGGTCGGGGAGGAGATCGCCGCGGCCAGAGGGTTGATTGCGCTGGGTGCCGAACTGCTGCAGCGCGCGTCGTCGCGGATCGAGCAGACCACGCATCAGCCGGTCCACCTCGTTCACTGA
- a CDS encoding putative nonspecific acid phosphatase — protein MLESWNDGPAKSAIVDFISRAVDDVPAVERVAVFDNDGTLWCEKPAYIQLDFLVRRLAEQARADPELADRQPYRAAAAGDLGWFGDAVTRHYNGDDSELKYLAGGILSAFAGLTVEEHADRVKAFFATVEHPTLRRPYTACGYPPMIELLRYLEDNGFTTYIASGGGRDFMRPVTEALYGIPPERVIGSSVGLDFSDGDLRTTSRPEFLDDGPVKPVRIWGRTGRRPILAAGNSNGDIEMLEFARGLRLLVLHDDPHREFAYTAGAEKALARADSDGWIVVSMRNDWTRVFA, from the coding sequence ATGCTCGAGTCGTGGAACGACGGGCCGGCCAAGTCGGCGATCGTCGACTTCATTTCGCGCGCAGTCGACGACGTTCCCGCCGTGGAACGCGTAGCGGTCTTCGACAACGACGGAACGCTGTGGTGTGAGAAACCGGCATACATCCAACTCGACTTCCTCGTGCGTCGCCTGGCCGAACAAGCCCGCGCCGACCCGGAACTCGCCGACCGGCAGCCGTACCGTGCCGCCGCGGCCGGAGACCTCGGATGGTTCGGCGACGCGGTCACCAGGCACTACAACGGCGACGACTCAGAGCTGAAGTACCTTGCCGGGGGCATACTCTCGGCCTTCGCCGGGTTGACGGTCGAAGAGCACGCCGATCGGGTGAAGGCGTTCTTCGCCACCGTCGAACACCCGACGCTGCGCCGGCCGTACACGGCATGCGGGTACCCCCCGATGATTGAGCTGTTGCGGTATTTGGAGGACAACGGATTCACCACCTATATCGCGTCGGGCGGAGGTCGCGACTTCATGCGGCCGGTGACCGAAGCGCTCTACGGCATACCACCGGAGCGGGTCATCGGCAGCTCGGTGGGCCTCGACTTCTCAGACGGCGATCTGCGCACCACGAGTCGGCCGGAATTTTTGGACGACGGCCCGGTGAAACCGGTACGAATCTGGGGGCGTACGGGCCGCCGACCGATTCTTGCCGCCGGGAACTCCAACGGCGACATCGAGATGCTCGAGTTCGCCCGCGGGCTTCGATTGCTCGTCCTGCACGACGACCCCCATCGCGAGTTCGCCTACACCGCCGGTGCTGAGAAGGCCCTCGCGCGGGCCGACAGCGACGGCTGGATCGTCGTCAGTATGCGCAACGACTGGACCAGGGTCTTCGCCTAG